A window from Streptomyces sp. NBC_00335 encodes these proteins:
- a CDS encoding DNA-formamidopyrimidine glycosylase family protein: MPEGDSVYRAAAHLREALAGKELTRSDLRVPRFATADLTGFTTLEVVPRGKHLLMRFGPPPSQNTEAEATLHPLHPLLTLHTHLRMDGTWRILPTTGAPKRAPAPTHELRVILGTTTHTAFGYRLPVVELLRTADEHRAVGHLGPDLLGPDWDEAVAAANLLATPARPLGEALLDQRNLAGIGNIYKAELCFLAQVTPWTPVGYLAPRTLPRLAAAAHRLLDANKARHRNTTGSRRPGQDLFVYGRAHRPCLRCGTPVREAPQDGRPTYWCPRCQSGPTP, encoded by the coding sequence ATGCCCGAAGGCGACAGCGTCTACCGCGCGGCGGCCCACCTCCGCGAAGCCCTCGCGGGCAAGGAACTCACCCGCTCCGACCTCAGAGTCCCCCGCTTCGCCACCGCGGACCTCACCGGCTTCACCACCCTCGAAGTGGTCCCCCGGGGCAAGCACCTGCTCATGCGCTTCGGCCCGCCACCGTCACAAAACACCGAGGCAGAAGCCACTCTCCACCCCCTCCACCCCCTCCTCACCCTCCACACCCACCTCCGCATGGACGGCACCTGGCGCATCCTCCCCACCACCGGCGCGCCCAAGCGCGCCCCCGCCCCCACCCACGAACTCCGCGTAATCCTCGGCACCACCACCCACACCGCCTTCGGCTACCGCCTCCCCGTCGTGGAACTGCTCCGCACCGCCGACGAACACCGCGCCGTCGGCCACCTCGGCCCCGACCTCCTGGGTCCCGACTGGGACGAGGCGGTCGCCGCCGCGAACCTCCTCGCCACCCCCGCCCGCCCCCTGGGCGAGGCCCTCCTCGACCAGCGCAACCTGGCCGGCATCGGCAACATCTACAAGGCCGAGCTCTGCTTCCTCGCCCAGGTCACCCCCTGGACCCCGGTCGGCTATCTGGCACCCCGCACCCTCCCCCGCCTCGCCGCCGCCGCACACCGGCTCCTCGACGCGAACAAGGCCCGCCACCGCAACACCACGGGCAGCCGCCGCCCCGGCCAGGACCTGTTCGTCTACGGTCGCGCCCACCGTCCCTGCCTGCGCTGCGGCACCCCCGTCCGCGAGGCCCCCCAGGACGGCCGCCCCACCTACTGGTGTCCCCGTTGCCAATCCGGCCCGACGCCTTAG
- a CDS encoding SDR family NAD(P)-dependent oxidoreductase, whose translation MPTPSAYELTGRTALITGAASGIGRATAVLLAEAGAAVHCADRDAQGLQETVELITKAGGRATAHPLDVTDRAAIKAAIAQAGPLDITAAIAGVMHSSSVLETSDEDLDRVLDINFKGVLRTCQEAARAMIATGRPGSIITMASGAVDAAQPGLLCYSAAKAAVVQLTKTLATEAGPHGIRVNAVAPGWIRTPMTDRHSPEVQEQTEAMMTRMSPLRRVGEPEDIAQAVLYLASDASSFMTGQILRPNGGVSMPW comes from the coding sequence ATGCCTACACCCAGCGCGTACGAACTCACCGGCCGGACCGCCCTGATCACCGGCGCCGCCAGCGGCATCGGCCGGGCCACCGCCGTACTCCTCGCCGAGGCCGGAGCCGCCGTGCACTGCGCGGACCGCGACGCCCAGGGCCTCCAGGAGACCGTGGAACTGATCACCAAGGCCGGCGGCCGGGCCACCGCCCACCCCCTCGACGTGACCGACCGCGCCGCGATCAAGGCGGCGATCGCCCAGGCCGGCCCGCTCGACATCACCGCCGCGATCGCCGGGGTCATGCACAGCAGCAGCGTTCTGGAGACGTCCGACGAGGACCTCGACCGGGTTCTGGACATCAACTTCAAGGGGGTGCTGCGCACCTGCCAGGAGGCGGCCCGCGCCATGATCGCGACAGGCCGGCCCGGTTCGATCATCACCATGGCCTCCGGCGCCGTGGACGCCGCCCAGCCCGGTTTGCTCTGCTACAGCGCCGCCAAGGCCGCCGTCGTCCAGCTGACCAAGACCCTCGCCACCGAGGCCGGCCCGCACGGCATCCGCGTCAACGCCGTCGCACCCGGCTGGATCCGCACCCCGATGACCGATCGGCACAGCCCCGAGGTCCAGGAGCAGACCGAGGCGATGATGACGCGGATGTCTCCGCTGCGCCGCGTGGGTGAGCCCGAGGACATAGCCCAGGCAGTGCTCTACCTCGCCTCGGACGCCTCGTCCTTCATGACGGGCCAGATCCTTCGCCCGAACGGCGGAGTCTCCATGCCCTGGTGA
- a CDS encoding helix-turn-helix domain-containing protein: MILLRRLLGDVLRRQRQRQGRTLREVSSSARVSLGYLSEVERGQKEASSELLSAICDALDVRMSELMREVSDELSLAELAQSAAASEPVSAPVRPMLNSVSVASVTGGPERVTIKAPVEAVNVVAA; encoded by the coding sequence ATGATTCTGCTCCGTCGCCTGCTGGGTGACGTGCTGCGTCGGCAGCGCCAGCGCCAGGGCCGTACTCTGCGCGAAGTCTCCTCGTCCGCCCGAGTTTCGCTCGGCTATCTCTCCGAGGTGGAGCGGGGGCAGAAGGAGGCATCTTCCGAGCTGCTCTCCGCGATCTGCGACGCGCTTGACGTACGGATGTCAGAGCTGATGCGGGAAGTCAGCGACGAGCTTTCGCTCGCCGAGCTGGCCCAGTCCGCCGCGGCGAGCGAACCGGTGTCCGCACCGGTCCGCCCGATGCTCAATTCGGTATCCGTGGCCTCGGTCACGGGTGGCCCGGAACGGGTGACCATCAAGGCGCCCGTGGAAGCGGTGAATGTCGTAGCCGCGTGA
- a CDS encoding CinA family protein, with protein sequence MAGEAPRNAAGAAGDGEAVAADVLRLLAESNGTVAVAESLTGGMVAAELTSVPGASKSFRGSVTAYATELKHQVLGVDAGLLAAQGAVNPQVAEEMAAGVRRVLGASWGIATTGVAGPAPQDGQPVGTVFIAVAGPGVRKTARLRLNGSRAEIRRESARTVLELLASELRENLRGQDTEQDGGI encoded by the coding sequence ATGGCCGGTGAAGCGCCGCGGAATGCCGCGGGGGCTGCCGGGGACGGCGAGGCTGTTGCGGCCGACGTGCTGCGACTCCTCGCGGAGAGTAACGGTACGGTTGCTGTTGCGGAGTCGCTGACCGGCGGCATGGTGGCCGCGGAGCTCACGTCCGTCCCGGGCGCCTCCAAGTCCTTCCGCGGGTCCGTCACGGCGTACGCGACCGAGCTCAAGCACCAGGTGCTGGGCGTGGACGCCGGGCTGCTCGCGGCCCAGGGCGCGGTGAACCCGCAGGTCGCGGAGGAGATGGCGGCCGGCGTGCGGCGGGTGCTCGGCGCCTCCTGGGGCATCGCGACCACCGGAGTGGCCGGTCCCGCCCCGCAGGACGGGCAGCCGGTGGGCACCGTTTTCATCGCCGTGGCGGGTCCCGGGGTCAGGAAAACGGCCCGGCTGAGGTTGAACGGCTCCCGCGCGGAAATCCGTAGGGAGAGTGCACGGACAGTGCTCGAGCTGCTCGCGAGCGAACTCCGCGAGAATCTGCGGGGGCAGGATACGGAACAGGACGGGGGGATTTGA
- the pgsA gene encoding CDP-diacylglycerol--glycerol-3-phosphate 3-phosphatidyltransferase gives MTGAPASAAGGTGRRPAPGAKLGAAAVNQASLWNIANILTMIRLVLVPGFVMLLLADGGYDPVWRALAWAAFAVAMITDIFDGHLARTYNLVTDFGKIADPIADKAIMGSALVCLSWLGDLPWWVTGVILGRELGITLMRFWVIRYGVIPASRGGKLKTLTQGVAVGMYVLALTGPLATLRFWVMAAAVVLTVVTGLDYIRQAVVLRRKGLAAERAAR, from the coding sequence ATGACCGGAGCCCCGGCATCTGCGGCGGGCGGGACCGGCCGCCGGCCCGCGCCCGGCGCGAAGCTGGGCGCCGCGGCCGTCAATCAGGCCAGCCTGTGGAACATCGCCAACATCCTGACGATGATCCGGCTGGTCCTGGTGCCGGGATTCGTGATGCTGCTGCTCGCCGACGGGGGCTACGACCCCGTCTGGCGGGCGCTGGCGTGGGCGGCGTTCGCCGTCGCCATGATCACCGACATCTTCGACGGGCATCTGGCCCGTACGTACAACCTGGTCACCGACTTCGGGAAGATCGCCGACCCCATCGCCGACAAGGCGATCATGGGGTCGGCATTGGTGTGTCTGTCGTGGCTCGGCGATCTGCCCTGGTGGGTGACCGGGGTGATCCTCGGCCGGGAACTCGGGATCACGCTCATGCGTTTCTGGGTCATCAGGTACGGAGTGATCCCGGCGAGCCGGGGCGGGAAGCTGAAGACCCTGACCCAGGGCGTGGCGGTGGGCATGTACGTGCTCGCGCTGACCGGGCCGCTGGCGACGCTGCGGTTCTGGGTGATGGCGGCCGCCGTCGTCCTGACCGTCGTCACCGGTTTGGACTACATCAGGCAGGCGGTCGTGCTCCGGCGCAAGGGGCTCGCCGCGGAGCGTGCCGCGCGGTGA
- the rimO gene encoding 30S ribosomal protein S12 methylthiotransferase RimO yields MPERRTVALVTLGCARNEVDSEELAGRLAADGWELVEDAADADVAVVNTCGFVEAAKKDSVDALLEANDLKDHGRTQAVVAVGCMAERYGKELAEALPEADGVLGFDDYADISDRLQTILNGGVHASHTPRDRRKLLPISPAQRQDADVALPGHAQSTPVEEVAAAPADLPEGVAPASGPRAPLRRRLDKSPVASVKLASGCDRRCSFCAIPSFRGSFISRRPSDVLGETRWLAEQGVKEIMLVSENNTSYGKDLGDIRLLETLLPELAEVDGIERVRVSYLQPAEMRPGLIDVLTSTPKVVPYFDLSFQHSAPDVLRAMRRFGDTDRFLELLDTIRSKAPTAGVRSNFIVGFPGEKESDFAELERFLTSARLDAIGVFGYSDEDGTEAVTYENKLDADTIAERLAHMQRLAEELTSQRAEERIGETLEVLVETVVPIDEAEDGEGAYGRAAHQAPETDGQVVFTDGAGLVPGRIVTAKVVGTLGVDLVAEPLGVDLEEAAG; encoded by the coding sequence ATGCCCGAACGCCGTACCGTCGCCCTTGTCACTCTTGGCTGCGCCCGTAACGAGGTGGACTCGGAGGAGCTCGCAGGCCGCTTGGCGGCGGATGGCTGGGAGCTCGTCGAGGACGCCGCCGATGCGGACGTAGCCGTCGTCAACACCTGCGGCTTTGTCGAAGCCGCCAAAAAGGACTCCGTAGACGCCCTGCTGGAGGCCAATGATCTCAAGGATCACGGCCGCACGCAGGCCGTCGTAGCCGTCGGCTGTATGGCCGAGCGCTACGGCAAGGAACTTGCCGAAGCGCTCCCCGAGGCCGACGGCGTGCTCGGTTTCGACGACTACGCCGACATCTCCGACCGCCTCCAGACCATCCTCAACGGCGGCGTCCACGCCTCCCACACCCCGCGCGACCGGCGCAAGCTGCTGCCGATCAGCCCGGCCCAGCGCCAGGACGCCGACGTGGCCCTGCCGGGCCACGCGCAGTCGACGCCCGTCGAGGAGGTGGCAGCCGCTCCCGCAGACCTCCCGGAGGGCGTCGCGCCCGCCTCCGGCCCGCGTGCGCCGCTGCGCCGCCGGCTGGACAAGAGCCCGGTCGCCTCGGTCAAGCTCGCCTCCGGCTGCGACCGGCGCTGCTCCTTCTGCGCCATCCCGTCCTTCCGCGGCTCCTTCATCTCCCGCCGCCCCAGCGACGTGCTGGGCGAGACGCGCTGGCTCGCGGAGCAGGGCGTCAAGGAGATCATGCTGGTCTCCGAGAACAACACCTCGTACGGCAAGGACCTGGGCGACATCCGCCTGCTGGAGACCCTGCTGCCCGAGCTGGCCGAGGTGGACGGCATCGAGCGCGTCCGCGTCAGCTACCTCCAGCCCGCCGAGATGCGGCCCGGCCTGATCGACGTACTCACCTCGACCCCCAAGGTCGTCCCGTACTTCGACCTCTCCTTCCAGCACTCGGCCCCCGACGTGCTGCGCGCCATGCGCCGCTTCGGTGACACCGACCGGTTCCTGGAACTGCTGGACACCATCCGCTCCAAGGCCCCGACGGCCGGCGTCCGGTCCAACTTCATCGTCGGCTTCCCCGGCGAGAAGGAGTCGGACTTCGCCGAGCTGGAGCGCTTCCTCACCAGTGCGCGGCTCGACGCCATCGGCGTCTTCGGCTACTCCGACGAGGACGGCACCGAGGCCGTCACGTACGAGAACAAGCTGGACGCCGACACCATCGCCGAGCGCCTCGCCCACATGCAGCGCCTCGCCGAGGAGCTCACTTCGCAGCGCGCGGAGGAGCGGATCGGGGAGACGCTGGAGGTGCTCGTCGAGACGGTCGTCCCGATCGACGAGGCGGAGGACGGCGAGGGTGCCTACGGGCGCGCCGCCCACCAGGCACCCGAGACCGACGGCCAGGTCGTCTTCACGGACGGCGCGGGCCTGGTCCCGGGGCGTATCGTCACGGCGAAGGTGGTCGGCACCCTGGGTGTGGACCTGGTGGCGGAGCCCCTGGGCGTGGATCTTGAGGAGGCGGCCGGATGA
- a CDS encoding helix-turn-helix domain-containing protein produces the protein MSIGNANSPEDEQPSTDDRSEDRLVERSVEEPSIGTALKKARIAAGLTVDEVSSTTRVRIPIVHAIESDDFTRCGGDVYARGHIRTLARAVRLDPEPLIDSYDAAHGGRPAPTPAAPMFEAERIRPERQRPNWTAAMVAAIVAVIGFVGFTAFGGADEKAKRPVAEGSAAPKPAPTPNASKPSVQAPPAPTAPKPEPSDSAIAAAPKDLVTVVLTANDGESWISAKDHSGRLLFDGTLEQGQSKTFTDKESIDLVLGDAGVVKLFVNGKEIKDEFQPGQVERLTYTKDDPRQGQAQAG, from the coding sequence GTGTCCATCGGCAACGCCAACTCCCCCGAAGATGAGCAGCCTTCGACCGACGACCGGTCCGAGGACCGTCTCGTCGAACGTTCCGTCGAAGAGCCGTCCATCGGGACGGCCCTCAAGAAGGCCCGGATCGCCGCCGGGCTGACTGTCGACGAGGTCAGTTCCACCACCCGCGTGCGCATCCCGATCGTGCACGCGATCGAATCCGACGATTTCACTCGCTGCGGCGGCGATGTCTATGCCCGCGGCCACATCCGTACGCTCGCCCGTGCCGTACGACTCGATCCGGAACCCCTGATCGACAGCTACGACGCGGCCCACGGCGGCCGGCCGGCACCCACCCCCGCCGCGCCGATGTTCGAAGCCGAGCGGATCCGCCCCGAACGGCAGCGGCCCAATTGGACCGCCGCCATGGTCGCCGCCATCGTCGCCGTGATCGGCTTCGTCGGCTTCACGGCCTTCGGCGGCGCCGACGAGAAGGCCAAGCGGCCGGTGGCGGAAGGTTCCGCCGCGCCGAAGCCCGCACCCACCCCCAACGCCTCCAAGCCCTCGGTCCAGGCGCCGCCGGCGCCTACGGCTCCCAAGCCGGAGCCCTCGGACAGCGCCATCGCCGCCGCGCCCAAGGACCTCGTCACGGTCGTCCTGACGGCCAACGACGGCGAAAGCTGGATCTCGGCCAAGGACCACAGTGGCCGGCTCCTCTTCGACGGCACCCTCGAACAGGGTCAGTCGAAGACGTTCACGGACAAGGAGTCCATCGACCTGGTGCTCGGCGATGCCGGGGTCGTGAAGCTCTTCGTGAACGGCAAGGAGATCAAGGACGAGTTCCAGCCAGGACAGGTGGAACGTCTCACATACACCAAGGACGACCCGCGTCAGGGCCAGGCCCAGGCGGGCTGA
- a CDS encoding FtsK/SpoIIIE family DNA translocase, whose product MASSTSGKGSQSTAGTAKGRTGRTTAPAKKAAPARKPPAKKASPAAKRAPVKKVAAKPAPSPTGGVLRLLRAFWLGIAHAVGAIFRGIGQGAKNLDPAHRKDGLALLLLALALIVAAGTWSNLSGPVGDLVTMLVTGAFGRLDLLVPVLLGVMAVRFIRHPEQADANGRIGIGLSALVIGVLGLVHIACGAPGRDEGTTAMQNAGGLIGWGASKPLIFTMGAPLAVPMLVLLTVFGLLVVTATPVNAIPQRLRSAGIRLGIIAPNEYDDEYAASAEHGDSAGAASAAADRHDAEQWRARSGAGGPGDPAEAAEEEALARRRRPRRSAGRPMDRGMDAVDVAAAAAAALDGVVYGGMPPSPLVADLTQGISGEREGREGSEITAPVPAAREEGPAREEQPAREEKSAAAAAPTDTTAAASGTLSVPDLTKAPPETQALPPRAEQLQLRGDITYSLPSLDLLEKGGPGKTRSAANDAVVASLTNVFMEFKVDAKVTGFTRGPTVTRYEVELGPAVKVERITALAKNIAYAVASPDVRIISPIPGKSAVGIEIPNTDREMVNLGDVLRLADAAEDDHPMLVALGKDVEGGYVMANLAKMPHVLVAGATGSGKSSCINCLITSVMVRATPEDVRMVLVDPKRVELTAYEGIPHLITPIITNPKRAAEALQWVVREMDLRYDDLAAFGYRHIDDFNKAIRDGKIKLPPGSERELSPYPYLLVIVDELADLMMVAPRDVEDSIVRITQLARAAGIHLVLATQRPSVDVVTGLIKANVPSRLAFATSSLADSRVILDQPGAEKLIGKGDGLFLPMGANKPVRLQGAFVTEDEIAGIVQHCKDQMAPVFRNDVTVGQKQKKEIDEEIGDDLDLLCQAAELVVSTQFGSTSMLQRKLRVGFAKAGRLMDLMESRGIVGPSEGSKARDVLLKADELDGVLAVIRGETSE is encoded by the coding sequence ATGGCCTCAAGTACGTCCGGTAAGGGTTCCCAGAGCACGGCGGGCACCGCGAAGGGCCGCACCGGCCGTACGACGGCGCCGGCGAAGAAGGCTGCCCCAGCCCGCAAGCCGCCCGCCAAGAAGGCGTCGCCCGCCGCGAAGCGCGCGCCCGTCAAGAAGGTGGCGGCCAAGCCCGCGCCGTCCCCCACCGGGGGAGTGCTGCGGCTGCTGCGCGCCTTCTGGCTCGGCATCGCGCACGCGGTCGGCGCGATCTTCCGCGGCATCGGCCAGGGCGCGAAGAACCTCGACCCGGCCCACCGCAAGGACGGGCTCGCCCTGCTGCTGCTCGCGCTCGCGCTGATCGTGGCCGCCGGGACCTGGTCGAACCTGAGCGGGCCCGTGGGGGACCTGGTGACCATGCTGGTCACCGGCGCCTTCGGGCGGCTCGACCTGCTCGTGCCGGTCCTGCTCGGCGTCATGGCGGTACGTTTCATCCGCCATCCCGAACAGGCCGACGCCAACGGCCGCATCGGCATCGGGCTCTCCGCGCTGGTCATCGGAGTCCTGGGGCTCGTGCACATCGCCTGCGGAGCCCCCGGGCGCGACGAGGGCACCACCGCCATGCAGAACGCCGGCGGGCTGATCGGCTGGGGAGCCTCGAAGCCGCTGATCTTCACGATGGGCGCACCGCTGGCCGTGCCGATGCTGGTGCTGCTCACCGTCTTCGGGCTGCTGGTGGTCACCGCCACCCCCGTCAACGCGATCCCGCAGCGGCTGCGGAGCGCGGGGATCCGGCTCGGGATCATCGCTCCGAACGAGTACGACGACGAGTACGCGGCGTCCGCGGAGCACGGGGACTCCGCGGGCGCGGCCTCGGCCGCCGCGGACCGGCATGACGCCGAGCAGTGGCGGGCCCGCTCCGGCGCCGGCGGGCCGGGGGACCCGGCGGAGGCCGCCGAGGAGGAGGCGCTCGCCCGGCGGCGGCGCCCCCGGCGGTCCGCGGGCCGGCCCATGGACCGGGGGATGGACGCCGTCGACGTGGCCGCGGCGGCCGCCGCCGCGCTGGACGGGGTGGTGTACGGCGGGATGCCGCCCTCCCCGCTCGTCGCCGACCTCACGCAGGGCATCTCGGGGGAGCGCGAAGGTCGCGAAGGTTCAGAGATCACCGCTCCGGTTCCGGCGGCCCGCGAGGAGGGGCCCGCGCGCGAGGAGCAGCCGGCCCGCGAGGAGAAGTCCGCCGCCGCGGCCGCGCCGACCGACACCACCGCGGCGGCCTCCGGAACCCTGTCCGTACCCGACCTGACGAAGGCCCCGCCCGAGACCCAGGCGCTGCCGCCCCGCGCCGAGCAGCTCCAGCTGCGCGGGGACATCACGTACTCCCTGCCCTCGCTGGACCTGCTGGAGAAGGGTGGGCCGGGCAAGACCCGCAGCGCCGCGAACGACGCGGTCGTGGCCTCGCTGACGAACGTGTTCATGGAGTTCAAGGTCGACGCGAAGGTCACCGGTTTCACCCGGGGACCGACGGTGACCCGCTACGAGGTGGAGCTGGGCCCGGCCGTGAAGGTCGAGCGGATCACGGCGCTGGCCAAGAACATCGCCTACGCCGTGGCCTCGCCCGACGTGCGCATCATCAGTCCGATTCCGGGCAAGTCGGCGGTCGGCATCGAGATCCCGAACACCGACCGCGAGATGGTCAACCTGGGGGACGTGCTGCGGCTGGCGGACGCCGCCGAGGACGACCACCCGATGCTGGTGGCGCTCGGCAAGGACGTCGAGGGCGGCTACGTCATGGCCAACCTGGCGAAGATGCCGCACGTGCTGGTCGCCGGGGCCACCGGTTCCGGAAAGTCCTCCTGCATCAACTGCCTGATCACCTCGGTGATGGTGCGGGCCACCCCGGAGGACGTCCGGATGGTGCTCGTGGACCCCAAGCGGGTGGAGCTGACGGCGTACGAGGGCATCCCGCACCTGATCACGCCGATCATCACCAACCCCAAGCGGGCGGCCGAGGCCCTGCAGTGGGTCGTGCGCGAGATGGACCTGCGCTACGACGACCTGGCGGCCTTCGGCTACCGGCACATCGACGACTTCAACAAGGCGATCCGCGACGGCAAGATCAAACTGCCGCCGGGCAGCGAGCGGGAGCTGAGCCCGTACCCGTACCTGCTGGTGATCGTCGACGAGCTCGCCGACCTGATGATGGTGGCCCCGCGGGACGTGGAGGACTCGATCGTCCGCATCACCCAGCTGGCCCGCGCGGCCGGCATCCACCTGGTGCTCGCGACGCAGCGGCCCTCGGTGGACGTGGTGACCGGTCTGATCAAGGCGAACGTGCCCTCGCGCCTCGCCTTCGCCACCTCCTCGCTCGCCGACAGCCGGGTCATCCTCGACCAGCCGGGCGCGGAGAAGCTCATCGGCAAGGGCGACGGGCTGTTCCTGCCGATGGGCGCGAACAAGCCCGTGCGGCTCCAGGGCGCCTTCGTCACCGAGGACGAGATCGCCGGGATCGTGCAGCACTGCAAGGACCAGATGGCTCCGGTCTTCCGCAACGACGTCACCGTGGGGCAGAAGCAGAAGAAGGAGATCGACGAGGAGATCGGCGACGACCTGGACCTGCTGTGCCAGGCGGCCGAGCTGGTCGTCTCCACGCAGTTCGGATCCACCTCGATGCTCCAGCGCAAGCTGCGGGTGGGCTTCGCGAAGGCCGGGCGGCTGATGGACCTGATGGAGTCGCGGGGGATCGTCGGGCCGAGCGAGGGGTCGAAGGCGCGCGACGTGCTGCTGAAGGCCGACGAACTCGACGGCGTGCTCGCCGTGATCCGGGGGGAGACTTCCGAGTAA
- a CDS encoding response regulator — MVQKAKILLVDDRPENLLALEAILSALDQTLVRASSGEEALKALLTDDFAVILLDVQMPGMDGFETAAHIKRRERTRDIPIIFLTAINHGPHHTFRGYAAGAVDYISKPFDPWVLRAKVSVFVELYTKNCQLREQAALLRLQLEGGSSNGAVDGSKETAGLLAELSARLAAVEEQAEALTKQLGEEAADPSVVATAAHLERKLTGLRRALDALEPGTGGGTPVLPAQG, encoded by the coding sequence ATGGTGCAGAAGGCCAAGATCCTCCTGGTCGACGACCGGCCGGAGAATCTGCTGGCGCTGGAGGCCATCCTCTCCGCGCTCGATCAGACACTGGTCCGGGCGTCGTCGGGGGAGGAAGCGCTCAAGGCGCTGCTGACGGACGACTTCGCGGTCATCCTGCTCGACGTGCAGATGCCGGGCATGGACGGGTTCGAGACGGCCGCGCACATCAAGCGGCGGGAGCGGACCCGGGACATCCCGATCATCTTCCTCACGGCGATCAACCACGGTCCGCACCACACCTTCCGCGGGTACGCGGCGGGCGCGGTGGACTACATCTCGAAGCCCTTCGACCCGTGGGTGCTGCGGGCCAAGGTCTCGGTCTTCGTCGAGCTGTATACGAAGAACTGCCAACTGCGCGAGCAGGCGGCGCTGCTGAGGCTCCAGCTGGAGGGCGGCAGCTCCAACGGGGCGGTGGACGGCTCCAAGGAGACGGCCGGCCTGCTGGCCGAGCTCTCCGCGCGGCTCGCCGCGGTGGAGGAGCAGGCGGAGGCGCTGACCAAGCAGCTCGGTGAAGAGGCGGCCGATCCCTCGGTGGTGGCCACCGCGGCCCATCTGGAGCGCAAGCTCACCGGTCTGCGGCGGGCGCTCGACGCGCTGGAGCCGGGGACCGGCGGCGGTACTCCCGTACTGCCCGCTCAGGGCTGA